The genomic segment CGGTTCGATCGTCTCTCCTCGCTGAGCTGCATTGTGCAACGTATTGAGCACAGCTGACTTCAAGCCACTGAAGCTGAAATCGTAGGAGTCTGGCTCCAGCCATGAACGAGGGAGCGGTACATTTGCCTCCCCTTCATGTGCGAGGCGATCAATATGAGGTCCGCCTGGATACGGCATATTCAACGCTCGTGCTACCTTGTCATACGCTTCCCCTGCCGCGTCATCTCGCGTTTCCCCCAAAATCTCGAACTGACCGTGCTCCTTCATCCAGACAAGCTCTGTATGCCCGCCCGATACAACGAGTGCAATCAGCGGAAACTCCATTTCTTGCACCAGACGATTCGCGTAAATATGACCCGCGATATGATGCACTCCAATCAGCGGGATGCCTCTGGCCATGGAAATGGCTTTTGCTGCTGCCACGCCGACTAACAGGGCTCCGACAAGCCCAGGCCCGTACGTCACCGCAATTGCCTGGATGTCATCCAACGTTTTTCCGGCCTCGGTCAGTGCCTCTTCAATGGTAAGCGTAATATTCTCTACATGTCTGCGAGAAGCCACCTCCGGCACGACTCCGCCAAACCTTTTATGGATATCGGCTTGGGAAGCGATGACGTTCGACAGCACCTCTCGGCCA from the Brevibacillus brevis genome contains:
- the tsaD gene encoding tRNA (adenosine(37)-N6)-threonylcarbamoyltransferase complex transferase subunit TsaD, coding for MNKTYTSRYEKRIQQKYEAHRESGAPTYILGIETSCDETAAAVIRDGREVLSNVIASQADIHKRFGGVVPEVASRRHVENITLTIEEALTEAGKTLDDIQAIAVTYGPGLVGALLVGVAAAKAISMARGIPLIGVHHIAGHIYANRLVQEMEFPLIALVVSGGHTELVWMKEHGQFEILGETRDDAAGEAYDKVARALNMPYPGGPHIDRLAHEGEANVPLPRSWLEPDSYDFSFSGLKSAVLNTLHNAAQRGETIEPANLAASFQDSVTEVLVEKTIRAARSHGAKQVLLAGGVAANRGLRERLQARCEAEGIPLVIPPFSLCTDNAAMIAAAGFIKYEKGQFEGLDLNGVPSLSLSEQ